The proteins below come from a single Caenibius sp. WL genomic window:
- a CDS encoding circularly permuted type 2 ATP-grasp protein: MSKISLTFDEMFADSGDVRSAYADYWEWLQAQDRHWMTGKRAEAEAFFRRTGITFNVYGDQDAEERLIPFDMVPRIITGKEWRRLTRGIEQRVRAINAFLHDLYHRREILRSGRLPERLFRNNAAWLPEMVGFTPPGGVYTHIVGIDLVRTGPDEFMVLEDNARTPSGVSYMLENRETMMTMFPELFAQVRVRPVSDYPRRLAKSLAACAPDCAASRPVVAVLTPGVYNSAYFEHAFLADQMGAELVEGSDLRVEGGRVCMRTTRGYQPLDVIYRRVDDEFLDPLSFNPTSLLGVPGIMDVYRAGRITIANAPGAGIADDKAIYSFMPEIVEFYTGEKPLLPNVPTWRCAEKDSLAYVLDHLHELVVKEVHGSGGYGMLIGPTSSKREIAQFRKKLIATPENYIAQPTLALSTVPIFTKAGLAPRHVDLRPFVLVSPQGIDITPGGLTRVAMKKGSLVVNSSQGGGTKDSWVLDD, translated from the coding sequence ATGAGCAAGATCAGCCTGACCTTCGATGAAATGTTCGCCGACAGCGGCGATGTTCGTTCAGCCTATGCTGATTATTGGGAATGGCTTCAGGCGCAAGATCGCCACTGGATGACAGGCAAGAGGGCCGAAGCGGAGGCCTTCTTCCGCCGCACCGGGATCACTTTCAACGTCTATGGCGATCAGGATGCGGAGGAACGGCTGATCCCGTTCGATATGGTCCCGCGGATTATCACCGGCAAGGAATGGCGGCGGCTGACGCGCGGGATCGAACAGCGCGTGCGTGCGATCAACGCCTTTCTTCACGATCTCTATCACCGGCGGGAAATCCTCCGTTCGGGCCGTTTGCCGGAACGTCTGTTTCGCAACAACGCGGCGTGGCTGCCGGAAATGGTGGGTTTCACGCCGCCGGGCGGGGTTTATACCCATATCGTCGGCATCGATCTGGTGCGCACCGGACCCGATGAATTCATGGTGCTGGAAGACAACGCCCGCACGCCCAGCGGCGTCAGCTACATGCTGGAAAACCGCGAAACGATGATGACGATGTTTCCGGAACTGTTCGCCCAGGTGCGGGTGCGGCCGGTTTCGGATTATCCCCGCCGTCTCGCCAAAAGCCTTGCTGCCTGCGCGCCGGATTGCGCGGCATCGCGGCCGGTCGTCGCGGTGCTGACTCCGGGCGTCTATAATTCCGCCTATTTCGAACACGCTTTCCTGGCGGACCAGATGGGGGCCGAACTGGTCGAAGGCAGCGATCTGCGAGTCGAAGGCGGCCGGGTCTGCATGCGCACCACGCGCGGTTATCAGCCGCTCGACGTGATCTATCGCCGGGTGGATGACGAATTCCTCGATCCGCTGAGCTTCAATCCCACCAGCCTCCTCGGTGTGCCCGGGATCATGGACGTCTATCGCGCCGGGCGGATCACGATCGCCAATGCGCCGGGGGCGGGCATCGCGGACGACAAGGCGATCTACAGTTTCATGCCGGAAATCGTCGAGTTCTACACCGGCGAGAAGCCGCTGCTGCCCAATGTGCCGACATGGCGCTGCGCGGAGAAGGACAGCCTCGCTTATGTGCTCGACCATCTTCACGAACTGGTGGTGAAGGAAGTCCACGGGTCGGGCGGTTATGGCATGTTGATCGGCCCTACCTCGTCCAAGCGCGAAATCGCACAGTTCCGCAAGAAGCTGATCGCGACGCCGGAAAACTATATCGCCCAGCCGACGCTGGCGCTTTCGACCGTGCCGATCTTCACCAAGGCCGGGCTCGCCCCGCGCCACGTGGACCTGCGCCCGTTCGTGCTGGTTTCGCCGCAGGGGATCGACATCACGCCCGGCGGCCTGACGCGGGTGGCGATGAAGAAGGGTTCGCTGGTGGTGAATTCGAGCCAGGGCGGCGGCACCAAGGATAGCTGGGTGCTGGACGACTGA